The following proteins are co-located in the Pseudomonas cavernae genome:
- the ftsE gene encoding cell division ATP-binding protein FtsE, with amino-acid sequence MIRFEQVGKRYANGHVGLHELSFRVRRGEFLFVTGHSGAGKSTLLRLILAMERPSTGKLLLAGQDLAQITNPQIPFLRRQIGVVFQNHQLLFDRTVFNNIALPLQILGLSKPEIAKRVGAALERVALADKAELFPGDLSTGQQQRVGIARAVVHRPALLLADEPTGNLDPRLAAEIMGVFEDINRLGTTVLIASHDLALIARMRHRMLTLQRGRLIGDGEAA; translated from the coding sequence ATGATTCGCTTTGAGCAGGTCGGTAAGCGCTATGCCAATGGCCACGTGGGCCTGCATGAGCTGAGTTTTCGCGTGCGCCGCGGCGAGTTCCTGTTCGTCACCGGGCATTCCGGCGCCGGCAAGAGCACCCTGCTGCGCCTGATCCTGGCGATGGAGCGGCCGAGCACCGGCAAGCTGCTGCTGGCCGGCCAGGACCTGGCGCAGATCACCAACCCGCAGATTCCCTTCCTGCGCCGGCAGATCGGCGTGGTGTTCCAGAATCACCAGCTGCTGTTCGACCGCACGGTGTTCAACAACATCGCCCTGCCGCTGCAGATCCTCGGCCTGTCCAAGCCGGAGATCGCCAAGCGCGTCGGCGCGGCGCTGGAGCGCGTGGCCCTGGCCGACAAGGCCGAGCTGTTCCCCGGCGACCTGTCCACCGGCCAGCAGCAGCGCGTCGGCATTGCCCGCGCGGTGGTGCACCGTCCGGCCCTGCTGCTCGCCGACGAACCGACCGGTAACCTCGACCCGCGCCTGGCCGCGGAAATCATGGGGGTGTTCGAGGACATCAATCGCCTCGGCACCACGGTGCTGATCGCCAGCCACGACCTGGCCCTGATCGCGCGCATGCGCCACCGCATGCTGACCCTGCAGCGCGGCCGTCTGATCGGTGACGGGGAGGCCGCCTGA
- the ftsX gene encoding permease-like cell division protein FtsX, whose product MSEQRNPKAAERVGGGVAKPAASRHDEGPDFRSQLHAWLESHRASLLDSLRRLAQQPIGSFFTALVMAIALSLPMGLSLLLNNIERLGGSWQHAAQISLYLQMDAGDAAGEQLREQIQAMPGVAEAQWISREQALAEFQQQSGLGEALKELPQNPLPGVVLVTPLEIDKAGLEALRLRLAELPKVQQAQLDLLWVERLGAILKLGERFVFGLTLLLVMALLLVIGNTIRLHIENRRNEIEVIKLVGGTDGYVRRPFLYMGALYGCGAGLLAWAVLAYGLGWLNGAVVRLAGLYGSDFALAGVPMADGLSLLLGAVLLGYIGAWLAVARHLNELAPK is encoded by the coding sequence ATGAGCGAACAACGCAATCCCAAGGCCGCCGAGCGCGTCGGTGGTGGCGTGGCCAAGCCGGCGGCCAGTCGTCACGATGAGGGCCCGGACTTCCGCAGCCAGCTGCACGCCTGGCTGGAAAGCCACCGCGCCAGCCTGCTCGACAGCCTGCGCCGCCTCGCCCAGCAGCCGATCGGCAGCTTCTTCACCGCGCTGGTGATGGCCATCGCCCTGAGCCTGCCGATGGGCCTGTCGCTGCTGCTGAACAACATCGAGCGGCTCGGCGGCTCCTGGCAGCATGCCGCGCAGATTTCCCTGTACCTGCAGATGGATGCCGGTGACGCCGCCGGCGAGCAGTTGCGCGAACAGATCCAGGCGATGCCCGGCGTGGCCGAGGCGCAGTGGATCAGCCGTGAGCAGGCGCTGGCCGAGTTCCAGCAGCAGTCCGGGCTCGGCGAGGCGCTCAAGGAACTGCCGCAGAACCCGCTGCCGGGCGTGGTGCTGGTCACCCCCCTGGAAATCGACAAGGCCGGCCTCGAGGCCCTGCGCCTGCGCCTGGCCGAGCTGCCGAAGGTGCAGCAAGCGCAACTCGATCTGCTCTGGGTCGAGCGCCTGGGCGCGATCCTCAAGCTCGGCGAGCGCTTCGTGTTCGGCCTCACCTTGCTGCTGGTGATGGCCCTGCTGCTGGTGATCGGCAACACCATCCGCCTGCACATCGAGAACCGCCGCAACGAGATCGAGGTGATCAAGCTGGTCGGCGGCACCGATGGCTACGTGCGCCGCCCCTTCCTCTATATGGGCGCGCTGTACGGCTGCGGCGCCGGGCTGTTGGCCTGGGCGGTGCTGGCCTACGGCCTGGGCTGGCTGAACGGCGCGGTGGTGCGCCTGGCCGGCCTGTACGGCAGCGACTTCGCCCTCGCCGGAGTGCCCATGGCCGATGGCCTGTCGCTGCTGCTGGGCGCGGTATTGCTCGGTTACATAGGCGCCTGGCTGGCGGTCGCCCGGCACTTGAACGAGCTGGCGCCTAAGTAG
- the rpoH gene encoding RNA polymerase sigma factor RpoH, translated as MTTSLQPVYALAPGANLEAYVHTVNSIPLLSQEQERELAESLFYRQDLEAARQMVLAHLRFVVHIARSYAGYGLAQADLIQEGNVGLMKAVKRFNPEMGVRLVSFAVHWIRAEIHEFILRNWRIVKVATTKAQRKLFFNLRSQKKRLTWLNNTEVHAVAESLGVEPHEVREMESRLTGQDMAFDPAADADDDSAYQSPAHYLEDHRYDPARQLEDSDWSDSSTANLHEALEGLDERSRDILYQRWLAEEKATLHELAAKYNVSAERIRQLEKNAMNKLKGSIAA; from the coding sequence ATGACCACATCGTTGCAGCCTGTCTATGCCCTAGCCCCGGGTGCCAACCTGGAGGCCTACGTGCACACGGTGAACAGCATTCCGCTGTTGAGCCAGGAGCAGGAACGCGAACTGGCCGAAAGCCTCTTCTACCGCCAGGATCTTGAGGCGGCCCGGCAAATGGTGCTCGCGCACCTGCGCTTCGTCGTGCACATCGCCCGCAGTTATGCCGGCTACGGCCTGGCCCAGGCCGACCTGATCCAGGAAGGCAACGTCGGCCTGATGAAGGCGGTCAAGCGCTTCAACCCGGAAATGGGCGTGCGCCTGGTGTCCTTCGCCGTGCACTGGATTCGCGCCGAGATCCACGAGTTCATCCTGCGCAACTGGCGCATCGTCAAAGTTGCCACCACCAAGGCGCAGCGCAAGCTGTTCTTCAACCTGCGCAGCCAGAAGAAACGCCTGACCTGGCTGAACAACACCGAAGTGCACGCCGTGGCCGAGAGCCTGGGCGTCGAGCCGCATGAAGTGCGCGAGATGGAAAGCCGCCTGACCGGTCAGGACATGGCGTTCGACCCGGCCGCCGATGCCGACGACGACAGCGCCTACCAGTCGCCGGCCCACTACCTGGAAGACCATCGCTACGATCCGGCTCGCCAGCTGGAGGATTCCGACTGGAGCGACAGCTCCACCGCCAATCTCCACGAAGCGCTGGAAGGCCTCGACGAGCGCAGCCGCGACATCCTCTACCAGCGCTGGCTGGCCGAGGAGAAGGCCACCCTGCATGAGCTGGCCGCCAAGTACAACGTCTCCGCCGAGCGTATCCGCCAGCTGGAGAAGAACGCGATGAACAAGCTCAAGGGCTCGATTGCCGCGTAA
- the mtgA gene encoding monofunctional biosynthetic peptidoglycan transglycosylase: protein MAASSAPAKPSMRNLFRRLVKALLWFAAGSAVLVLLLRWLPPPGTALMVERKLESWIDGQPIDLERRWRPWRELPDSLKVAVIAGEDQKFAEHWGFDFIAIQKAIAHNERGGSLRGASTLSQQVAKNLFLWSGRSWLRKGLEAWFTALIELFWPKQRILEVYLNSVEWGDGVFGAEAAARHHFGIGAPYLSTQQASQLAAVLPNPHRWRAGRPNAYVSRRASWIRQQMRQLGGSHYLGELQPSRPAWLR from the coding sequence ATGGCCGCCTCTTCCGCCCCGGCCAAGCCATCCATGCGCAACCTGTTCCGCCGCCTCGTCAAAGCCCTGCTGTGGTTCGCCGCCGGCAGTGCCGTGCTGGTGCTGCTGCTGCGCTGGCTGCCGCCACCGGGCACGGCGCTGATGGTCGAACGCAAGCTGGAATCCTGGATCGACGGCCAGCCAATCGACCTCGAGCGCCGCTGGCGGCCCTGGCGCGAATTGCCGGACAGCCTCAAGGTCGCAGTGATCGCCGGCGAGGACCAGAAGTTCGCCGAACACTGGGGCTTCGACTTCATCGCGATCCAGAAGGCCATCGCCCACAACGAGCGCGGCGGCTCGCTGCGCGGCGCCAGCACGCTGAGCCAACAGGTGGCCAAGAACCTGTTCCTGTGGTCCGGCCGCAGTTGGCTGCGCAAGGGCCTGGAAGCCTGGTTCACCGCGCTGATCGAGCTGTTCTGGCCGAAACAGCGGATTCTCGAGGTGTACCTCAACAGCGTCGAATGGGGCGATGGCGTGTTCGGCGCCGAGGCCGCGGCGCGCCATCACTTCGGCATCGGCGCGCCCTACCTGTCGACCCAGCAGGCCAGCCAACTGGCCGCCGTGCTGCCCAACCCGCATCGCTGGCGCGCCGGGCGGCCGAACGCCTATGTCAGCCGCCGCGCCAGTTGGATCCGCCAGCAGATGCGCCAGCTCGGCGGCAGCCACTACCTCGGCGAGCTGCAGCCCAGCCGCCCGGCCTGGCTGCGCTGA
- a CDS encoding DUF423 domain-containing protein, which yields MRVFLLLAAFFGFTAVALGAFAAHGLKSQLSADYLAVFQTGVHYQMVHALALLALALLSVHLPGRALTLAGGLFVLGILLFSGSLYLLSLSGVRGLGIITPFGGLAFLGGWLSLGVAAWGLTAR from the coding sequence ATGCGTGTGTTCCTGTTGCTCGCCGCGTTTTTCGGCTTCACCGCCGTGGCCCTCGGCGCCTTCGCCGCTCATGGGCTGAAGAGCCAGTTGAGCGCCGATTACCTGGCGGTGTTCCAGACCGGGGTGCATTACCAGATGGTCCATGCCCTGGCGCTGCTGGCCTTGGCGCTGCTCAGCGTGCATCTTCCGGGGCGCGCGCTGACCCTGGCCGGCGGCCTGTTCGTGCTCGGCATCCTGTTGTTCTCCGGCAGCCTCTACCTGCTCAGCCTGAGCGGCGTGCGCGGCCTGGGCATCATCACCCCCTTCGGTGGCCTGGCCTTCCTCGGCGGCTGGCTGAGTCTGGGCGTGGCGGCCTGGGGTCTGACCGCGCGCTGA
- the thiS gene encoding sulfur carrier protein ThiS, whose product MRIQLNGEAFELPAGETLVDLLVRLELTGKRVAVELNLDIVPRSQHASTVLGEGDRVEVVHAIGGG is encoded by the coding sequence ATGCGCATTCAATTGAACGGTGAAGCTTTCGAGTTGCCCGCTGGCGAAACCCTGGTCGACCTGCTGGTGCGCCTGGAGTTGACCGGCAAGCGCGTCGCCGTCGAGCTTAATCTGGACATAGTGCCGCGCAGCCAGCACGCCAGTACCGTCCTCGGCGAGGGTGACCGGGTCGAGGTGGTGCACGCCATCGGTGGCGGCTAG
- a CDS encoding thiazole synthase, with protein MSQVRSDKPFTLAGRTYQSRLLVGTGKYKDLEETREAIEASGAEIVTVAVRRTNIGQNPGEPNLLEVIEPSRYTILPNTAGCYNAEEAVRTCRLARELLDGHKLVKLEVLADQKTLFPNVIETLKAAEVLVKDGFDVMVYTSDDPIIARQLAEMGCIAVMPLAGLIGTGLGICNPYNLRIILEEATVPVLVDAGVGTASDATIAMELGCEAVLMNSAIAHAQNPVLMARAMKHAIEAGRLAYLAGRMPKKLYASASSPLDGLIQ; from the coding sequence ATGAGCCAAGTTCGCAGCGATAAGCCCTTCACCCTGGCCGGCCGCACCTACCAGTCGCGTCTGCTGGTCGGCACCGGCAAGTACAAGGATCTCGAGGAAACCCGCGAGGCCATCGAGGCTTCCGGCGCCGAGATCGTCACCGTCGCGGTGCGCCGCACCAATATCGGCCAGAACCCCGGCGAGCCGAATCTGCTCGAGGTGATCGAGCCTTCGCGCTACACCATCCTGCCGAACACCGCCGGCTGCTATAACGCCGAGGAAGCGGTGCGCACCTGTCGTCTGGCGCGCGAGCTGCTGGACGGCCACAAGCTGGTCAAGCTGGAAGTGCTGGCCGACCAGAAGACCCTGTTCCCCAACGTCATCGAAACCCTCAAGGCCGCCGAAGTGCTGGTCAAGGACGGCTTCGACGTGATGGTCTACACCAGCGACGACCCGATCATCGCCCGCCAACTCGCCGAGATGGGCTGCATCGCGGTGATGCCGCTGGCCGGCCTGATCGGCACCGGCCTGGGCATCTGCAACCCCTACAACCTGCGCATCATCCTCGAGGAGGCGACCGTGCCGGTGCTGGTGGATGCCGGCGTCGGCACCGCCTCCGACGCCACCATCGCCATGGAGCTGGGCTGCGAGGCGGTGCTGATGAACAGCGCCATCGCCCACGCGCAGAACCCGGTGCTGATGGCCCGCGCCATGAAGCATGCGATCGAGGCGGGGCGTTTGGCCTACCTGGCCGGGCGCATGCCGAAGAAGCTCTACGCCAGCGCCTCGTCGCCGCTGGATGGCCTGATCCAGTAA